The Candidatus Hinthialibacter antarcticus genome contains the following window.
GCGGTATAGATTCAGATAATAGGTTCCCGCTTCAAAGGTTCCCGCGTTGAATTTAGTGCTGGTTGAACCTGTCAGATAGCGTTTTTGGGGCCCATAGATTCCATATCCCAATTCAGGAGACCCATAGTCTTGCGAATATTCAAACTCGACCCTGCTGTATTGAGGAACCTGGAACATATAACAATCACGGTCATCGCGATACTGGTTTCCAAAATACCCCGTATGCCCGCTCATAGACGTCAATAAAAAATCGCCGCTTTGAACAGCCGTGGGGAAAGAACCTGCTTGGCTGAATGAATCATTCGGTTCAGCATCATTCGGCATGGGGTCGGCGGTGAATTTACTCGAAAGCGAATAGGCGCCGTATCCGCCCACATTGTACAGCATGACAAAATATGAACCCGCCGCCAAATTTGAAACTGTGATTGCTTCAGATTGCCCCGCCCCACTATTGGTATCTTCAAGAATAATGTGGGTTCCATTTGTATCCAGCAAATGCAGCGAAAGGTCTAATGAAGCGTCTGGCGCCGCAGTCAGTTCTAACTCGCCATTCTCGGATACTTGAATTTGATAAAAATCAATCTTGTCGGTATTTAAATTGCCGTGAAATCCCAAATTGCCCGCCACATCATCATCTGCGCCAATGGTAAGGGCTTGTGAAGGTATATCATTCGGCTCAACGTCAACGGATTCTACTTGTGAATATCGAAAGCGTGCTTCATATCCTCCGGCGCCGTCGACTAGATGTACAGCACAGTAATATTCACCCGCTTTAAGGTTTGAATAAATCACGCCTTCTGTGACGCCAAGGCCGCCCGCGTTGCCCGCGCTCAATACCGAATATCCATCGCGATCAATCAACTCCGCGCGGACATCTAATTCGGGGTCGGGGACAATCCCGAATGAAAAGTAGCCATTTTCACTAATGCTAACTTTATAAATATCAATCAAATCATAGGGACTGGCTTCGGTTAGACTCCCGGTTTCATTAGAGGGCACAGCCGCTGTTTGAGCGGTTGCGATTGTATTATTTGGTTCTGTTTCCGCATTTGCTGCAAATGGGAGCAAGCATAAGAGCAGTAAGGCAAACAAACAAAAATTTACATTTACCTTCAAATTTGTATACATTTTGGACTCCTCAAGTAAATAAAATATGGATTTTCAATAGAATACTATACAAAATAAACCAGAGATAATCAATAGGTTTCTTTAGTAATTACAGTGACTTAATTTTATTTTACTTGATATGATTACTAAGGTTTTATTCAATTTACTCTAAAAGAAATCCTATGAAAATATAGTACATTATTTTACATATAAAATAATTGCCTCATTTTTTCGCCTAACATTTTGCAAATATTTGATTTATCACTAAAAATATGGTATGAGATATAGAAAGAATAAAAAGATGAATTTTCAAGAACCACTTATTGCGTTACAATTAAGGGTAAGGGATTAAGCAGGGTTTAGAGGCTCAATGCAATCAATTTTTAATGATACCGCACTCTTTGTGAACATGAGCAATTTGTTCAATTACGTGAACCTTGCATTGGGGTTTGCGATTTTGCTGTATTTGCGTCACTTTCTCTCTTACCAACAAATAGCAAGCCGAAGCAGCATCGCGACGTTTGTTCCCATTTTGACCCCAGAACAGTCGTATCTATTCGTGACCGGATTTACTCTCTGGACCGTCGTACTCTTTCTCGAAACGCTGCGTGGTTCTGATTATTTGGTTTTGCCTGGCTCCATACGCTCCTTCACAACATTTTTCCTTCACCTCACCCGCCCGATCCTACTGACCGCATCCGTGATGTACATCGGGCAAGGGCTGATGTTTTTCGCCGCCTTGCCAGTCAAAGAAGGCAAAGAGCCGCCCAATTTAGACCGCATCAATTGGATGCGCCATATCGGCGTTCTCATGCTGGGCGGTTTATGGTTGTCGGTTCTTTTCGCCGGCCCGTCGGGTTTTGATTCGGTAGCACAGTGGATTTGGCTGCAAGGGGCGCTCATTATCTGGCAATGGGGCATTATCTTGCACACGGCAATCATGATGCGCCACAGCATCCACCCCATTAAGCACATGCTGGTCTTATTGATGATCGTCTGGGCCATCAATACGCCCGCTGAAATGGCGTGGTATTCCATTCAAGATTTTGAAGGCCGTCTGCTGCCCTCTCTTCTGACTTTGAGTTCACCGGCCAGCGCTTGGAAAACCGCTGCGGTTACGACCGTCGCGCTGATGCTGTTTCTTTCGATGCTGCTGCGCGCCAATTTCTTATATGTTCAGGAAACATTCCGTCGCGCCGCCTCGTTCAAACAAGAAAAAGAAGTCATGATTTCCTTTTTACAACGCATTAGTGAACGCTCTGTTTTACATACGCAAGACGCACAATCGCCAAACGAAGTTTCTGATATTCAAGGCCATGATCTTGAACGCTTGCTGAAACTTACGCTTCAGTTTGGCAAGGAAGTCGGCGCCGCAAAATCCGGCGCCATTTTCGTACGCGACGATCTCAAAGATATGTTGCTCGAACGTACGACCGGGGTGGATAAAGGCAAGTTTCTCACCGCCCATGCGGTTTTTGGGTTGTATCCGCCCCATTTAGATATTGGCAAACTGCCAGAATCGCCTGACCAACAGCAATCATTGATCCATGAAATGGTCAAAGCAGAAAAAGTTTCTCTTGGAAAAGGCTTTGTAGGTCTGGTCGCAAAAAACGGGCGCTCTGTGTTAATTGAGGACGCTCTCGAAGACGAAGAAACGCCAGTCGTCGCCCCTTCGCCTTTCGTGATCCAAACCCAGTTGGCGATCCCGCTGAATGTGCAAAACCGAACAATTGCGGTCTTGTCATTGGTCAACAAAGAGAACGGCGATGAATTTTCATTTGAAGATGAAGCCACCTTGAACGCGCTGGCCGAACAAGCGGCGATTGCGGTAATGAACTTAATCGTGCACGGGCACTTGCGAGAAACCGAACGGCTGGAACGCCAGATTGAATTGGCGAGCGAAGTTCAAAAATGCTTGCTTCCCCACTCTTGCCCAAATACGCCGGGGTATGATTTGGCAGCGACCAGCATCCCCGCTCAAGAAGTCGGCGGCGACTACTTCGACTTTGTAAAATTGGATGAAGAGCATCTACTCATTGTCGTCGCGGACGTTTCAGACAAAGGCATCCCCGGCGCATTGAATATGGCAACGGTCCGAAGCGTGCTCCGTTCGCTATCGTCTTCCAATATGAATGCGCGCGACTTGTTGATCGCCGTCAACCAATTTATTCAACCCGATCTGCCGCGAGGCAACTTCATCAGTATGTTATTGGGGATTTTGCATATCCCCAGCGGTCAAATGGATGTCGCCCGCGCAGGCCATGAGCCGCTAATGGTTCTTAGAAATAAAGAAGAGAATTTTGAATCCTACGCACCGGCAGGGATCGCGCTCGGCCTCGTAAATGGTGATTTGTTCGCATCCAACATCGAATCGGAAACGGTCAACCTCAACCATGACGACATCGCGGTTTTATATACGGACGGCATTACCGAATCAATGAATCACAATTGGGAAGAGTTCAGCCTGCAACGCTTTGAGCAGACTTTGAAACAGTCGCGGGAATGCAATTCACAAGAGATGATCGACGCCGTCAAAGAGAGAATTTCACGCTTCACCGGCGGTACGCCGCAACATGACGACTTAACATTGGTGATCTTAAAGCGCACGGCTTTCTCACCGGATGAAATGGTATTGCAATCACAACCCGACGCGCCAGAAGGCTCGCAACCGACGTCATAGTTGCCTACCGATGCCTTCCAATTCCGTTGATATACGACGAAGCGTTTTCGATAGGTCCGCAAACAAGTCAAGATAGCGTTGATGGGCAAGTTGGCGCTCTTTCAGCGAAGCGTTGGCGCCGAACCCCGCGTCATCCCGTTTATTGACCACACTGAAATACGATCGCGGACAAAGTGAAAGGCCCAATGTGACCGCTTGTTTATGCCTCCGAAAGGCTTGCTGAAACTCTTTCATAAATTCAGCGATCTGCGCTCGGAAGCGCTCATCATTTGGATTCAGGCGTTGCAACTTCTTTTCGCTGCGACGTATGTCTTGCCGCGCATTTCGACATTCTTTGGCAATGGACGCGACTTGCTTCGCGAGCGCGTGGCGTTGCCCGTACAAGGTTGGATGAAGCGCTGATTGGATAAATGATTTATCAATGCGCCTGAAAGCATGACGCTCAATGATGCTCTGTAAAGTTTGATAAGGGCAGTTCTCAATTCGCGCGCCGCGCGACGAAGTGTTGATGACTACGCCGCGCGTTTCCTGAATCAAGTCGCGAAAGCCGTCTAAATAGATTTTATACAATCCATTGGTTTTGATGGTCCCGCCGTCGTTTGAAGCAACGTCCAATAAAGGCTCTGCGTCTCGTTCCGGCTGGTCTAAATCATTTTGCATTGCGCCGTCGGCGTAAAAGCGATTATTGGGGAACCCCAAATCATTGCCGACCAGAACAATGGGGCTGCATCCCATTAAACGGGCGAGATGATAAGCCGCATGGGCGGTCGAGCCTTGTGAAAGCAACTTGCCCAGCGGGCCTAATGTGTCCAACGCTTGAATCAGAGGGTTGGCGCCCGCCGAATCTTGAACGCCCGCATGGTCATAATAATAGGCGCGTCCTTCATATCGCGCGGGGATGCCGCGAGCAATCGCCGGGAACGCGACCAGGCAGGTTGATGGGTCGCTGATTCCTTCAAAGTGTTTTTCATTGAGATCAGTGAAGTCAATGCTGACCACCAAATCCGCATGAATACCATGCTTCAGCATAATACGATGGGCGGTATCCACCGCAATCAAAAGCACGCGATCCTGGATTTCTTTTATCAGCGGCAACGCTTCATCCAAACTCGGCCCCGGCGCAATCACCAGCGCGGTTTCTCCAACGGCTTTTGATAACAAACGGTT
Protein-coding sequences here:
- a CDS encoding SpoIIE family protein phosphatase; the encoded protein is MQSIFNDTALFVNMSNLFNYVNLALGFAILLYLRHFLSYQQIASRSSIATFVPILTPEQSYLFVTGFTLWTVVLFLETLRGSDYLVLPGSIRSFTTFFLHLTRPILLTASVMYIGQGLMFFAALPVKEGKEPPNLDRINWMRHIGVLMLGGLWLSVLFAGPSGFDSVAQWIWLQGALIIWQWGIILHTAIMMRHSIHPIKHMLVLLMIVWAINTPAEMAWYSIQDFEGRLLPSLLTLSSPASAWKTAAVTTVALMLFLSMLLRANFLYVQETFRRAASFKQEKEVMISFLQRISERSVLHTQDAQSPNEVSDIQGHDLERLLKLTLQFGKEVGAAKSGAIFVRDDLKDMLLERTTGVDKGKFLTAHAVFGLYPPHLDIGKLPESPDQQQSLIHEMVKAEKVSLGKGFVGLVAKNGRSVLIEDALEDEETPVVAPSPFVIQTQLAIPLNVQNRTIAVLSLVNKENGDEFSFEDEATLNALAEQAAIAVMNLIVHGHLRETERLERQIELASEVQKCLLPHSCPNTPGYDLAATSIPAQEVGGDYFDFVKLDEEHLLIVVADVSDKGIPGALNMATVRSVLRSLSSSNMNARDLLIAVNQFIQPDLPRGNFISMLLGILHIPSGQMDVARAGHEPLMVLRNKEENFESYAPAGIALGLVNGDLFASNIESETVNLNHDDIAVLYTDGITESMNHNWEEFSLQRFEQTLKQSRECNSQEMIDAVKERISRFTGGTPQHDDLTLVILKRTAFSPDEMVLQSQPDAPEGSQPTS
- a CDS encoding DUF115 domain-containing protein, producing the protein MAQSFWEANLAAVRRRNPALADALIATPSTSEQYIAGQALNGALLIGVRLEDGRAVSLSDPQQPQAEAMKWAQALGAAFHKGACVVLLGFGDGYYAEALYEIADDDTIVWLIEPDLTLLRSALQVRDLSALLQSPRIHFVSGLPAQNAAQQLFVGDHADRIKAQGVKMASTAFANHLYPQYVKAFQEGFSLALQMEAVKFKTWEEHADLMFTNVIANLPAVVRGAPVNRLLSKAVGETALVIAPGPSLDEALPLIKEIQDRVLLIAVDTAHRIMLKHGIHADLVVSIDFTDLNEKHFEGISDPSTCLVAFPAIARGIPARYEGRAYYYDHAGVQDSAGANPLIQALDTLGPLGKLLSQGSTAHAAYHLARLMGCSPIVLVGNDLGFPNNRFYADGAMQNDLDQPERDAEPLLDVASNDGGTIKTNGLYKIYLDGFRDLIQETRGVVINTSSRGARIENCPYQTLQSIIERHAFRRIDKSFIQSALHPTLYGQRHALAKQVASIAKECRNARQDIRRSEKKLQRLNPNDERFRAQIAEFMKEFQQAFRRHKQAVTLGLSLCPRSYFSVVNKRDDAGFGANASLKERQLAHQRYLDLFADLSKTLRRISTELEGIGRQL